The DNA window TCGAGCGTTTTCGCAACTACTGGAAAGACGCCCGCAAGCACCGCCCACTCTGAACCAAGGAACCCCATGCGCCCCGAGGACCTCGAACGCCTGCTGACCCAGACCATGCCCTACGGCAAGTACAAGGGGCGCGCCATCGCCGACCTGCCCGGTGACTACCTCAACTGGTTCGCCCGCACCGGGTTTCCCCGTGGCGATCTCGGCCAGTTGCTGGAACTGATGCACGAGATCGACCACAACGGCCTGTCGGCCCTGCTCGATCCGCTGCGCAGAAAGCAGCGGACATGACCGCTACGGCTGGCTCTCGGCAGTCAGCGCCTCGAGGGAAGGCTGCGCGTAGATCCCCACCTCCACCGCCAGTTGCATCACGCGCGGCAGGTCTTCGCGATAGACCAACACCACCTGCAACTCATCGTCCAGCGGCTCGCTGAAGTCCACCAGCACATACCCACCCTTCTCCGGATACAGGCTGCCCATCTGCACCTGGATGCGGTTGAGCGCCTTCAAGGACTCGGTCTTCAACAATTGCTTGGGCGTGAGCACGAAGCTCACGCTCTCGCCGAACGAGGCGACGATCTGGGCGAACAACTGCGCGTAGTCATCGGCCTGGAACAGCACGGTATCCGGCAGGCTACCGACAACGACCCACTCGCCGAGGGGAATCGGGAAATCCTCCCCGTAGTTGATGTCAGGGTTGGCCAGCAGGAAGGCCTGCTCGTCGGCATAGGCCTCGCTGGACTCGCCAGCGATGCGCAGAATGTCTTCTTCGCGCATGCAGCCCGAGCTAATCAGGCGAATCAGTTCGGTCAATTGGTCTTTCATGGTCATGGCCCTGGCAATCGAAGGCGGCAAGGATAACGGATCGGACACGACGCAGAGCGCGCCGTGATCACGCCCCATGCGGCCAAACCGCCTTTTCATGCACAATAGCCGCCAGAACAATGACGTCTAAAGATCGGGAGCATCGACATGCACAACGTCGTCATCAGCGGCACCGGCCTCTACACACCGCCCCAGAGCATCTCCAACGAAGAACTCGTGGAGTCGTTCAATGCCTACGTTCAGGCATTCAACCAGGAGCATGCCCAAGCCATAGCAGCCGGCACGCTACAGCCGCTGGCCGAATCCAGCGCGGCGTTCATCGAGAAAGCCTCGGGGATCAAGAGTCGCCATGTCACCGACAAGGCCGGCATTCTCGACCCGCAGCGCATGCGCCCGCACATCCCTGAACGCAGCAACGAGCAGTGGTCGATCCTCTGCGAAATGTCGGTAAAGGCCGCCGAAGAAGCACTGGCACGGGCTGGCAGGACGGCCGCCGACATCGACGGCGTCATCGTCGCCTGCTCCAATCTGCAGCGCGCCTACCCGGCCATCGCCATCGAAGTCCAGGCCGCCCTGAGCATCGAAGGCTTCGGCTTCGACATGAACGTGGCCTGCTCCTCGGCCACCTTCGGCATCCAGAACGCCGTCAACTCGATCCGCCTCGGACAAGCGCGGGCGATCCTCATGGTCAACCCGGAAATCTGCACCGGCCACATGAACTTCCGTGACCGCGACAGCCATTTCATCTTCGGCGACGCCTGCACTGCCGTCCTGCTGGAGCGGGCCGACCTGGCCGATTCGACGCACCAGTGGGAAGTGGTCGACACCCGCCTGGTGACCCGTTTCTCCAACAACATCCGCAACAACTTCGGCTTCCTCAACCGGGCCGACGAAGCCCATGCCAACGACGCAGACAAACTCTTCGTGCAGGAAGGCCGCAAGGTGTTCAAGGAAGTCTGCCCGATGGTCGCCGACCTGATCGGCGACCATCTGCATCACAACGAGATTCCGGTCGAGACGGTGCGCCGCTTCTGGCTGCACCAGGCCAACCTGAGCATGAACCACCTGATCGTGCGCCGCCTGCTGGAGCGCGATGCCAGTGAAGACGAAGCGCCAGTGATCCTCGACACCTACGCCAACACCAGCTCGGCCGGTTCGGTGATCGCCTTCCACAAGCATCAGGACGACCTGCCGGCCGGCAGTGTCGGCGTGCTCAGCTCATTCGGTGCCGGCTATTCCATCGGCAGCGTGATCCTGAAGAAACGCTGACGCCTGCGCGCACGGGTCACTGCCCACCACTGACGACGGCCTCGTCCACCGCCAGTGCCGCGGGCAGGCGCTCGTGCAGCAACTCCACCCAGGTCTTGATCTTCGCATCCAGGTACTGCCGCGACGGGTACAGCGCATAGACGTTGAGCCGCTGCAGCCGATATTGCGGCAACACCCGCACCAGGCTGCCGTCGCGCAGTCCGGCGATGGCCGAGTAGACCGGCAGTACACCGATCCCCATGCCATGGCGGATCGCCTCGGTCATGCCATCGCCGACGTTCACCTGGAACGGCGTATTGTGCAGCGGTACCATCTCCTGCCCGTGCGGGCCATCGAACAGCCATTTGTCCAACGACAGCACCGGGCTCAGCAACCGCAGGCAGTCGTGCCCGGCCAGGTCCGTCAGGGTCTGCGGCTGGCCTCGCTCGGCCAGGTAGGCCGGCGAGCCGCAGAGGATGCTGTAGGTCTTGCCGATACGGCGGGAGATCAGCCCCGAGTCGGGCAACTCCGAGGCCACCACCACCGCGACGTCATAGCCTTCGTCGAGCAGGTCCGGCACCCGGTTGGCCATGGTCAGATCGATGCTGACCTCGGGAAAGCGCCGGCGGTACTCGGCAATGGCGCCTATCACATAGTGCTGCCCGATGCCGGTCATGCTGTGGATACGCAGCCGTCCGGCGGGGCGGGCATGGGCATCGCCCGCTTCCGCCTCGGCATCCTCGACATAAGCCAGGATCTGCTCGCAGCGCAGCAGGTAGCGCTCCCCCGCCTCGGTCAGCGCGATGCGCCGCGTGGTGCGATTGAGCAGGCGCGCCCGCAGATGCGCCTCCAGGCTGGCGACCCCACGGGATACCTGCGCCACGGTGGTATCCAGTTGCCTGGCGGCGGCGGTGAAGCTGCCCGTCTCCGCGACGCTGACGAAGACGCGCATGGCTTGCAGGGTGTCCATCGATGTTCCCCCGGGAAGTCGAGAAGTCTCTGACAGGCATGACCACCCGATTGTTGCGAAATCGGTAATGAACCATCGCCATCTGCCCCGCTTATATGCGCCTCGCATAGTTTTTACAATTTGTTTCCGTGAGACCTGACGTCCCGCCAGAAGGACGATCATCTGGAGCCTGAGCGTGTTGCCACCTGTACGACGCAAGCTGACATTGATCAGTATCTTTGTCGTTTCCTCAATAATTTCCGGCTGTATCAGCAGTAGTGGCATCGCACCCGCCGAACGCCCGCTCGATGCCGGGCATTTACTCACCGACCAGGCCATCGAGCGCGCCAGGCAGGATGCCGGCTGGCCAGCGGTGCGCTGGTGGCAAGCCTATGGCGACCCCCAACTGGACACCTGGGTCGAGCGCGCCCTGCGCGGCAGCCCGACCCTGGCGGAAGCCACGGCACGAGTGCGCCAGGCAATCGCCCTGGCGGGTGTCGCCGAAGCGGCGGAGTCGCCCCAGGTCGATGCAACGACGAACCTGCAGCGCCACCACTGGCCGACCGACTACTTCTATGGTCCGGGCGACCTGGGCAACACCACCAGTTGGAACAACCAGGCCGCGCTGGGCCTGAGCTATGCCCTGGACTTCTGGGGTCGTGAGCGCAGCGCCAGCGAGCAGGCCCGCGCCAGCGCACGGATGGCGGTCGCCGAAGCACGGGCGGCGCAACTGGAGCTGGAAGGCAATATCGTCCGTACCTACGTGACCCTGGCACTGCGCCATGCCGAACTGGACATCGCCCAGGCCATGCTGGCGCAGCAGCAGGAAATGCTCGAACTGGCCGAGAAACGCCTGGCCGGCGAACTGGGCACTGAACTGGAAGTCAGCCAGGCACGGGTCGCCATTCCGGAAACACACCGGCAGATCGACGCGCTGGAGGAGTCCATCGCGCTGGCCCATAACCAGTTGGCCGCCCTGGTCGGCCTGGGTCCAGGCGCCGGTGCCACGCTGCGCCGCCCAACCCTGCGCCTGGCCGGTGTCTCCGGTCTGCCCTCGCACCTGCCCGCCGAACTGCTTGGCCGGCGCCCGGATGTCGTGGCCAGCCGCTGGGGCATCGCGGCAGCGGCCAAAGGGGTGGATGTCGCCCAGGCCGACTTCTATCCCAACGTCGACCTGCTGGCCAGCGCCAGCTTCAATTCGGTCAGTGGCGGCCTGCTGGAATTCTTCAAGGGCAGCAAATCCAACTACAGCATCGGCCCGGCGGTCAGCCTGCCGATCTTCGACGGCGGGCGCCTGCGCAGCCGGCTGGGCGCGGTGACGGCGGACTACGACGCGGCGGTGGCGCGCTATGAGCGCACCCTGGTCGGAGCCTTGAAGGATATTTCCGACCAGTTGATCCGGCTGCACTCGGTCGAGCAACAAGCGCGGTTCGCCCGCCAGGCAGAACAAGCAGCGAGCGACACCTACCAGATCGCCCTGGAAACCTACGCAGGCGGCCTCAGCGACTACCTGGACGCCCTGCAAGCCCAGACGCGCCTGTTCCAGCAGCAGTTCATACGCCAGCAGGTCGAAGCCGCCCGCCTGATGGCCCGCGCCGACCTGGCGCTGGCACTGGGCGGCGGCCTGGAGATGGCGACGCCGGCAGAGGCCGAACTGACG is part of the Pseudomonas sp. ABC1 genome and encodes:
- a CDS encoding DUF3820 family protein, whose product is MRPEDLERLLTQTMPYGKYKGRAIADLPGDYLNWFARTGFPRGDLGQLLELMHEIDHNGLSALLDPLRRKQRT
- a CDS encoding efflux transporter outer membrane subunit produces the protein MLPPVRRKLTLISIFVVSSIISGCISSSGIAPAERPLDAGHLLTDQAIERARQDAGWPAVRWWQAYGDPQLDTWVERALRGSPTLAEATARVRQAIALAGVAEAAESPQVDATTNLQRHHWPTDYFYGPGDLGNTTSWNNQAALGLSYALDFWGRERSASEQARASARMAVAEARAAQLELEGNIVRTYVTLALRHAELDIAQAMLAQQQEMLELAEKRLAGELGTELEVSQARVAIPETHRQIDALEESIALAHNQLAALVGLGPGAGATLRRPTLRLAGVSGLPSHLPAELLGRRPDVVASRWGIAAAAKGVDVAQADFYPNVDLLASASFNSVSGGLLEFFKGSKSNYSIGPAVSLPIFDGGRLRSRLGAVTADYDAAVARYERTLVGALKDISDQLIRLHSVEQQARFARQAEQAASDTYQIALETYAGGLSDYLDALQAQTRLFQQQFIRQQVEAARLMARADLALALGGGLEMATPAEAELTPERLAVKP
- a CDS encoding beta-ketoacyl-ACP synthase III — protein: MHNVVISGTGLYTPPQSISNEELVESFNAYVQAFNQEHAQAIAAGTLQPLAESSAAFIEKASGIKSRHVTDKAGILDPQRMRPHIPERSNEQWSILCEMSVKAAEEALARAGRTAADIDGVIVACSNLQRAYPAIAIEVQAALSIEGFGFDMNVACSSATFGIQNAVNSIRLGQARAILMVNPEICTGHMNFRDRDSHFIFGDACTAVLLERADLADSTHQWEVVDTRLVTRFSNNIRNNFGFLNRADEAHANDADKLFVQEGRKVFKEVCPMVADLIGDHLHHNEIPVETVRRFWLHQANLSMNHLIVRRLLERDASEDEAPVILDTYANTSSAGSVIAFHKHQDDLPAGSVGVLSSFGAGYSIGSVILKKR
- a CDS encoding LysR family transcriptional regulator encodes the protein MDTLQAMRVFVSVAETGSFTAAARQLDTTVAQVSRGVASLEAHLRARLLNRTTRRIALTEAGERYLLRCEQILAYVEDAEAEAGDAHARPAGRLRIHSMTGIGQHYVIGAIAEYRRRFPEVSIDLTMANRVPDLLDEGYDVAVVVASELPDSGLISRRIGKTYSILCGSPAYLAERGQPQTLTDLAGHDCLRLLSPVLSLDKWLFDGPHGQEMVPLHNTPFQVNVGDGMTEAIRHGMGIGVLPVYSAIAGLRDGSLVRVLPQYRLQRLNVYALYPSRQYLDAKIKTWVELLHERLPAALAVDEAVVSGGQ